TCAATGAGAGGGCGCGCCTGACCCGGCAGAAGTTCGTCTCCTTCCTCGCCACGCGGCCGCCGACAGAAATCGTCATGGAGGCCTGCGGCTCGGCCCACTTCTGGGCCCGAACCGCCCGGGAGCTCGGCCACCGGCCCGTGCTCCTGCCGGCCCACTACACAAAGAAATACGTCCTGCGCGACAAGCACGACCGCGCCGACGCCGACGCGATCCTGGAAGCGCGCCGC
The nucleotide sequence above comes from Thermoanaerobaculia bacterium. Encoded proteins:
- a CDS encoding IS110 family transposase; this encodes MENSTTIAVDLAKAFFQISISTVPGRVNERARLTRQKFVSFLATRPPTEIVMEACGSAHFWARTARELGHRPVLLPAHYTKKYVLRDKHDRADADAILEARRREAIRPTPAERVDDGFGRTDAGTRRQHFRSHKDRCNDWLPA